A stretch of the Aegilops tauschii subsp. strangulata cultivar AL8/78 chromosome 4, Aet v6.0, whole genome shotgun sequence genome encodes the following:
- the LOC109749730 gene encoding uncharacterized protein yields MALALRLRRALAAASTSASLLRPTASAAASPHRAPLLAPFVAPLPRPFLPGGAAGFRSTAAAAARGNYGGGADDAKIDPDEILFEGCDYNHWLITMEFPDPKPSREEMIETYLQTLAKVVGSYEEAKKRMYALSTTTYVGFQAVMTEEMSEKFRGLPGVVFILPDSYLYPETKEYGGDKYENGVITPRPPPVQYSKPSRNDRNRNYRGNYENSPPPQGNYQNRSPPQGNFQGSRPQQDVRGYAPQQNYAQAGQDGRGYGRNDSADHPGYNAPGGYQGRVNEAGQGFQDPQERRSFSQGQEGDLRPGGPSAPGNYGQPPAPGNYGQPPAPGNYGQPPAPGNYGQPPAPGSYGKPSGPPAYGQPSGSRYPGGNQGGPGYGGDNRQGAAPAYGGDNLQGVSGQYPSPGEGQQGNWQGRQ; encoded by the exons ATGGCCCTCGCGCTCCGCCTCCGTCGggccctcgccgccgcctccacctccGCATCCCTCCTCCGTCCGACTGCCTCCGCCGCGGCATCCCCCCATCGGGCTCCCCTCCTCGCCCCTTTCGTCGCGCCGCTGCCGCGCCCGTTCCTCCCCGGGGGCGCCGCCGGCTTccggtcgacggcggcggcagcggcacgGGGAAACTACGGCGGTGGGGCGGACGACGCCAAAATCGACCCCGACGAGATCCTCTTCGAGGGGTGCGACTACAACCACTGGCTCATCACCATGGAGTTCCCCGACCCCAAGCCCTCCCGCGAGGAGATGATCGAGACCTACCTGCAGACCCTCGCCAAGGTCGTCGGAAG TTATGAGGAGGCTAAGAAGAGGATGTATGCTCTTAGTACAACAACATATGTTGGGTTTCAAGCTGTAATGACTGAGGAAATGTCAGAAAAGTTTCGCG GATTGCCTGGAGTTGTTTTTATCTTGCCTGATTCATATTTATACCCAGAGACAAAGGAGTATGGAG GAGACAAATACGAGAATGGTGTCATAACTCCAAGACCACCACCTGTTCAGTATAGCAAACCGTCAAGGAATGATAGAAACCGCAACTATCGTGGAAATTACGAAAACAGTCCTCCACCGCAAGGTAATTACCAGAACAGGTCGCCACCACAAGGAAACTTCCAAGGGTCCCGCCCACAGCAAGACGTAAGAGGCTACGCTCCACAGCAGAATTACGCACAAGCTGGGCAAGATGGTAGAGGTTATGGGAGGAATGATTCTGCCGACCATCCAGGTTACAATGCGCCTGGTGGGTACCAAGGGCGTGTAAATGAAGCCGGTCAAGGTTTCCAAGATCCACAAGAGCGCAGGAGTTTCTCGCAAGGACAGGAAGGAGATCTCAGGCCTGGTGGCCCTTCAGCACCTGGAAATTATGGTCAACCGCCTGCACCTGGAAATTATGGTCAACCACCTGCACCTGGAAATTACGGTCAACCGCCTGCACCTGGAAATTATGGTCAACCACCTGCTCCTGGATCCTATGGGAAGCCATCTGGACCTCCAGCTTATGGACAACCGTCTGGGTCGAGATATCCTGGAGGTAACCAAGGGGGTCCTGGTTATGGTGGAGACAACAGACAGGGTGCAGCGCCTGCATATGGAGGGGATAACTTGCAAGGGGTTTCTGGTCAGTATCCTAGCCCAGGTGAAGGACAACAAGGGAACTGGCAG GGTAGGCAGTAA